GGTAGGCGCTGCGCCGTAGCCCAGGTCCACGATCAAGGGATCGGCGGCCTGCCGCAGACGCCACCGTGCCGGTCCCGCCAGCCAGCGGTCCACCCGCCGGAGCCGATTGGGGTTTGTAGTGCCCCTGGTCACAGTTCCTACGGGTCTTAGCGGTTTTTGCACCACACAATGCTAGCGGGCGCAAGGGGATGCCCCTGACCGCGGGAAGGTCGGAAGCCGTCGGGTGCCGGTTCACCGCTGGGGGCGGGGGTCGGGAGCGGGGTGCGTTCTGGGAGCGGGGCCGGGGTGCCGGTCCGGGAGCAGGGCTGAGGTCGGGCTGAGTCGCCGCTTGCGGACAGAGGATCCCACCCTATGGTGCGGCTGTGGCCAAAGGGGTCCCAATAGAATCACCAGCACCACCCAGTGGGATCCTGTGCGGGCCGCCCGGAAGATTCACCGGGCGGGATCGATCTACTGAGCAGGTAACGGGCTCATGGCCGCCGGATGCCCCCGTTATCTGCTCAGTAGATTCCGGGCCCCGCCCATCTGCCCGGCCAAACCGCCGTCGCCCTCCCTGCGCGGTACGCACTCCGATACCATGCTTATATGACCTACAAACTGATCCTTCTGCGCCACGGGCAGAGTGAATGGAATGAAAAGAACCTCTTCACGGGCTGGGTGGACGTGGATCTGACCGACCTCGGACGTGAGGAAGCCATCCGCGGCGGGCAGCTGCTGGTTGAGAACAACATTCTCCCGGACATCCTCTACACCTCCCGGCTCCAGCGGGCCATCAACACGGCGAACCTGGCCCTGGGCGCGGCCGACCGCATCTGGATCGACGTCAAGCGCAGCTGGCGCCTGAACGAGCGGCACTACGGCGCACTGCAGGGCAAGGACAAGGCCCAGACCCTGGCCGAGTACGGCGAGGAACAGTTCATGCTCTGGCGCCGTTCCTACGACACCCCGCCGCCGCCCCTGCCGG
This genomic stretch from Arthrobacter sp. zg-Y1110 harbors:
- a CDS encoding phosphoglyceromutase, with translation MTYKLILLRHGQSEWNEKNLFTGWVDVDLTDLGREEAIRGGQLLVENNILPDILYTSRLQRAINTANLALGAADRIWIDVKRSWRLNERHYGALQGKDKAQTLAEYGEEQFMLWRRSYDTPPPPLPDDSDFSQAHDPRYADLAADELPRTECLKDVLERFLPYWESDISKDIRTGKTVMIAAHGNSLRALVKHLDGISDADIAAVNIPTGIPLVYELDEDLKPVKAGGTYLDPEAAAASIKAVANQGKKK